One Aquarana catesbeiana isolate 2022-GZ linkage group LG06, ASM4218655v1, whole genome shotgun sequence genomic region harbors:
- the LOC141148662 gene encoding galanin receptor 2b-like: MAPPAVSMSDPDDFAALAGSWNSSDLSLFNPASVVVPVIFSLIFLLGTVGNSLVLAVLLRSGQRTHNTTNLFILNLSVADVSFIIFCVPFQATIYSLEDWVFGAFMCKAVHFFIYLTMYASSFTLAAVSVDRYLAIRYPLRSRELRTPCNAVATMAIIWGLSVVFAGPYLSYYDLMDFDTSHICMPGWKERTRKIMDTGTFIVGYVIPVLIVSLSYTRTIKYLWTAVDPLEDMSESKKAKRKVTKMIIIVTVLFCLCWLPHHVVVMCYLYGDFPFNQVTYAFRLLSHCMAYANSCLNPIVYALVSKHFRKGFQKVFSCLLRKKGRNKVHVVNVAHAEPGFDAASTEVSHINEDHGKRSVRQTTGNHSDSSRPLGTP, translated from the exons CTCCTCCAGCTGTGTCCATGTCGGACCCGGATGACTTTGCGGCCCTGGCAGGCTCCTGGAACTCATCAGATCTGAGTCTCTTTAACCCAGCCAGTGTGGTGGTGCCAGTTATATTTTCTCTCATCTTCTTGCTGGGAACAGTGGGGAACAGTCTTGTCCTGGCTGTGCTTCTGAGAAGTGGCCAGCGCACTCACAATACCACCAACCTCTTCATCCTGAACCTCAGTGTGGCCGATGTGTCCTTCATCATCTTCTGCGTCCCATTCCAGGCCACCATCTACTCTCTGGAGGACTGGGTCTTTGGAGCATTCATGTGCAAGGCTGTTCACTTCTTCATCTACCTGACCATGTATGCCAGCAGCTTCACCTTGGCAGCTGTGTCTGTGGATCG ATACCTGGCCATCCGATATCCCCTGCGTTCACGGGAACTGAGGACTCCTTGCAACGCTGTAGCCACCATGGCCATTATATGGGGCTTATCTGTGGTCTTTGCTGGACCCTATTTAAGTTACTACGACTTGATGGATTTTGATACCAGCCACATCTGCATGCCAGGATGGAAAGAGAGAACTCGTAAAATTATGGATACTGGCACCTTCATTGTGGGATATGTTATTCCGGTGCTTATTGTAAGCCTGTCTTACACCAGAACCATTAAATATCTTTGGACTGCTGTAGATCCCTTAGAGGACATGTCGGAGTCCAAAAAAGCCAAGAGAAAAGTGACCAAGATGATAATTATTGTGACTGTCCTCTTCTGCCTGTGTTGGCTTCCTCACCATGTGGTGGTCATGTGCTATCTTTATGGTGACTTTCCATTCAACCAAGTTACCTATGCTTTCCGCCTTCTCTCCCATTGCATGGCCTATGCCAACTCTTGCCTCAATCCAATTGTCTATGCTCTAGTGTCCAAGCACTTCCGAAAAGGATTCCAGAAAGTCTTCAGCTGTCTCTTAAGGAAGAAAGGACGAAACAAGGTGCATGTAGTCAATGTGGCCCACGCCGAGCCTGGGTTTGATGCCGCCTCCACTGAAGTGTCCCACATCAATGAAGACCATGGAAAGAGAAGTGTTCGTCAAACAACTGGAAATCATTCAGACTCTTCTAGACCGTTAGGCACTCCCTGA